A genomic stretch from Scatophagus argus isolate fScaArg1 chromosome 19, fScaArg1.pri, whole genome shotgun sequence includes:
- the LOC124050431 gene encoding hydroperoxide isomerase ALOXE3-like isoform X3, translating to MAVYTLEVSTGSMLHAGTFDNLYVTLTGTEKQSERTQLTSSGLDDETGKVGTYSVTTLFYLGCLLLLKLEKDPFHESPEKDWFCSKIVVKTPEQEEILFPCHRWLSRGDFVLLRGGRATKASEDLHPRLVEQRKKELVQQKLRYEWHEHADGMSYNVNINDPKAVPAEIGFSFSKAFQFEYLRKIASAELRKKDLTAEPWENFEAMKRFSWLKQSSVAEYVVQHWKDDDFFGYQFLNGANPFMIQHCSKLPSNFRVTEEMVKPFLASGSSLTVEMKCLYILQKGNIFITDYKIMEHLPTRVTDGKPVALTAALCLLYLNPEKKLLPIAIQLSQQPSEENPIFLPSDLESDWLLAKTFVRHADGLYSVLISHLQNTHLLAEVFAMATLRNLPMIHPLHKLLIPHHRYTLHINIYARALLYGPGGILGKTSLDIDGLTELLRRGVSQTTYTSLCLPENIAARGLDSIPNFYYRDDALRLWSIISSFVKAVVAYYYQSDSEVSSDSELQEWINEIFYYGFLGNRDSGIPSSFQTVAELIKFITMVIFTSSAQHAASSQAQFAFLGYIPNGPLLLYNEPPTTKGQSSMDAILATLPDKSFTGLSMSLLWQVPLGTYPQQRFGEPAVLQMIEDFQTELSSLSIAISKRNSEMELPYNYLNPKEMENSVTS from the exons ATGGCGGTGTATACTCTGGAAGTGAGTACAGGAAGCATGCTTCATGCAGGCACATTTGATAACCTGTATGTCACCCTGACTGGTACTGAGAAGCAATCTGAGCGCACTCAGTTGACCAGTTCTGGATTGGATGATGAAACTGGAAAG GTGGGGACATATTCTGTAACTACACTTTTTTATTTAGGAtgtcttcttctcctcaaaTTGGAGAAAGATCCTTTTCATGAATCTCCAGAGAAGGATTGGTTTTGCTCCAAGATAGTGGTGAAGACACCAGAGCAGGAAGAAATTCTTTTCCCCTGTCACAGGTGGCTATCCAGAGGTGATTTTGTGCTGTTGAGAGGTGGAAGAG CTACAAAAGCTTCTGAAGATCTCCATCCTCGACTAGTGGAGCAACGGAAGAAAGAACTGGTCCAACAAAAATTAAGATACGA gtgGCACGAGCATGCAGATGGAATGTCGTACAATGTAAACATCAATGATCCAAAAGCTGTTCCTGCAGAAATCGGCTTCTCATTCTCGAAAGCCTTTCAATTTGAATATCTCAGAAAAATCGC ATCAGCTGAGCTCAGAAAGAAAGATCTGACAGCTGAGCCCTGGGAAAACTTTGAGGCCATGAAAAGGTTCTCCTGGCTTAAACAGTCCTCTGTTGCAG AGTATGTGGTACAGCATTGGAAGGACGATGACTTCTTTGGATACCAGTTCCTCAATGGAGCAAACCCCTTTATGATCCAGCATTGCTCAAAGCTTCCCTCCAACTTCCGGGTCACAGAGGAAATGGTGAAACCTTTTCTGGCCAGCGGAAGCTCTTTGACTGTGGAAATgaag TGTCTTTACATTCTACAGAAAGGCAATATATTCATTACTGATTACAAGATCATGGAACATTTGCCAACAAGAGTTACTGATGGTAAACCTGTGGCTctgactgctgctctctgcctgcTGTACCTAAACCCAGAGAAGAAACTACTACCCATTGCAATTCAG CTCAGTCAGCAACCTTCAGAGGAAAACCCCATTTTTCTGCCCAGTGACTTGGAATCTGACTGGTTGTTGGCCAAGACATTTGTGAGACATGCAGATGGCCTCTATAGTGTATTGATCAGTCACTTGCAGAACACTCATCTACTGGCAGAAGTTTTTGCAATGGCGACACTTCGCAATCTCCCAATGATTCACCCCTTGCACAAG CTACTGATCCCACATCATCGATATACCCTCCACATAAACATCTATGCTCGTGCTCTTCTTTATGGCCCTGGTGGAATACTTGGAAAA ACTTCATTGGATATAGATGGATTAACAGAGCTACTCAGAAGGGGGGTCTCCCAGACAACCTACACTTCCCTGTGCCTGCCTGAAAACATTGCAGCTAGAGGACTGGACTCCATCCCCAACTTTTATTACAGAGATGATGCACTGAGGCTGTGGAGTATCATCAGCAG CTTTGTCAAGGCAGTGGTGGCCTATTATTATCAATCTGACAGTGAAGTGTCTTCAGATTCTGAACTCCAGGAATGGATCAACGAGATCTTCTATTATGGATTTCTGGGAAATCGTGACTCAG GAATCCCTTCAAGCTTTCAAACTGTGGCAGAACTTATCAAGTTTATTACTATGGTGATCTTCACATCATCGGCTCAACATGCTGCATCAAGCCAAGCACAG TTTGCCTTTCTAGGTTATATTCCCAACGGACCACTGTTGCTCTACAATGAACCACCAACCACAAAGGGACAGTCAAGCATGGATGCCATCTTGGCAACTCTGCCAGATAAATCATTTACAGGACTTAGCATGTCTCTTTTGTGGCAG gtACCTCTGGGTACTTATCCTCAGCAACGCTTTGGCGAGCCTGCAGTCTTACAGATGATTGAAGATTTTC
- the LOC124050726 gene encoding F-box only protein 30-like translates to MEEDHVHCMSCFNQRCMVRPQPGISCDLISCPLVCGAVFHSCKVVEHQLMCPLARVPCLNSGYGCPVNLVRNQMYAHLEVCPAGVVCCTMEWNRWPISCLDYTSYESLSRGVEEVEQLDMALALQDQRTLLESLKVIAMAPTTEGEPLASVSKENRATHSGLLTSAPGASTFIEPPSQSSSSCQPQPLPPDSAKEKIVIGINGLKEEHFTKLYEATVETARSLAAALEFVSGANSVDGSTDYVNRGAAMQRNRSVSNGDLQNGLEDKTSEAAEGLNKSETEEQNVCSSCLRGNVALKGTDQKNLNTTNGPLSDTREIVVETSCSVVVQDDMNAGLSPEPVTPPMASPVHVSQGVAHRAGHVVLEDRGIVLLENYGPEPKFHNHQFFRGQGQCPLPNGRIGFISDSSLYKLQPKMEDKSVDTSDLEQDESHMGLGDIDLITAALLFCLEESRECRRISDTVYVDGYHVDFGTQTFTFPAAILVTNTRVGDMASASACDHAAPQLSYPSPFRTLRLGLVLEALEVDAVPHNRYLPANPRYQHMFPFVCGQSFRRDQFSSHFTNVHGDIHAGLNGWMEHRCPLAYYGCTFSQRRFYPSTQGAKVVHDRHLRSFGVQPCPNAKLQNDSQSDQLSGLPIEILWHIAGYLDSFSLCQLSLVSRTMREVCASLLQTRGIVDLQWERRQCPGAPGTVSWQIKNRVWRFSTAFSPVLSWGFTDLPSMSDHLQKCHFNIVEHKTEPVPLPAMCTARDGHSLRRVLRHINT, encoded by the exons atggaggaggacCACGTTCACTGTATGTCTTGTTTTAATCAGCGATGCATGGTCAGACCTCAGCCAGGCATTTCTTGTGATCTTATCTCCTGTCCTCTGGTGTGTGGGGCTGTATTTCACTCTTGCAAAGTTGTTGAGCACCAGCTTATGTGCCCATTGGCCAGGGTCCCCTGCCTAAACAGTGGATATGGCTGCCCCGTCAACCTAGTGCGCAACCAAATGTATGCACACCTCGAAGTGTGTCCAGCTGGAGTGGTGTGTTGCACCATGGAGTGGAACAGATGGCCCATTAGCTGCCTTGACTATACTTCCTATGAGAGCCTGAGTCGTGgcgtggaggaggtggagcagctggACATGGCCCTTGCCCTTCAGGACCAGCGTACACTACTGGAGTCCCTCAAGGTGATTGCCATGGCACCTACTACAGAGGGAGAGCCACTTGCGTCTGTTAGCAAGGAGAATAGGGCAACACACTCAGGTTTACTTACATCTGCACCGGGCGCCTCCACCTTTATTGAGCCACCTTCACAGTCATCATCCTCATGTCAGCCACAACCTCTCCCACCAGATTCTGCTAAGGAGAAAATTGTCATTGGAATTAATGGTCTGAAGGAAGAGCACTTTACTAAACTGTATGAGGCCACAGTTGAAACTGCAAGAAGCTTAGCCGCTGCTTTAGAATTTGTTAGCGGTGCCAACTCTGTTGATGGCAGCACAGACTATGTGAACAGAGGAGCTGCCATGCAGAGGAATAGATCTGTTAGCAATGGAGACCTTCAGAATGGCCTGGAAGACAAAACATCTGAAGCTGCTGAAGGTTTGAATAAAAGTGAGACGGAGGAGCAAAATGTTTGTTCTAGTTGTTTGAGAGGAAATGTGGCTTTGAAAGGAACAGATCAAAAGAATTTAAACACAACCAATGGACCACTGTCAGACACAAGGGAGATCGTTGTGGAGACATCCTGTTCAGTTGTGGTGCAGGATGACATGAATGCTGGGCTTTCTCCAGAGCCAGTCACCCCTCCAATGGCATCTCCAGTACATGTCAGCCAGGGTGTGGCACACAGGGCTGGTCATGTGGTCCTGGAAGATAGGGGGATAGTACTTTTAGAAAACTATGGGCCTGAGCCTAAGTTCCACAACCACCAGTTTTTCAGGGGTCAGGGCCAATGTCCATTACCTAATGGACGGATTGGTTTCATTTCAGACAGCTCACTGTATAAATTACAACCCAAAATGGAGGACAAGTCAGTGGATACCTCAGACCTGGAGCAGGATGAAAGTCACATGGGTCTGGGGGACATTGATCTGATCACAGCAGCCCTGCTTTTCTGTTTAGAGGAGTCCAGAGAGTGCAGAAGAATCTCTGATACAGTCTATGTTGATGGCTACCATGTTGACTTTGGGACACAAACTTTCACTTTCCCTGCAGCAATCTTAGTAACCAACACGAGAGTTGGTGACATGGCCTCTGCATCTGCCTGTGACCATGCTGCCCCCCAGCTCTCCTACCCCAGCCCTTTCCGCACTCTTCGCCTTGGTCTTGTCCTGGAAGCTCTGGAAGTTGACGCAGTCCCACATAACCGCTACCTTCCCGCCAACCCCCGCTACCAGCATATGTTCCCCTTCGTCTGTGGTCAGTCATTCCGCCGGGATCAGTTTTCTTCCCATTTTACAAATGTCCACGGTGACATTCATGCTGGTCTCAATGGTTGGATGGAGCACCGCTGCCCCCTGGCATATTATGGTTGCACATTTTCCCAGCGCAGGTTTTACCCGTCCACCCAGGGAGCCAAAGTAGTTCATGACAGGCACCTCAGGTCTTTTGGGGTTCAGCCTTGCCCAAATGCAAAACTTCAAAATGACTCCCAGTCTGACCAATTAAGTGGGCTTCCTATTGAGATACTTTGGCACATAGCTGGGTACCTGGACAGTTTTAGCCTGTGCCAGCTGTCATTGGTGTCACGGACTATGAGGGAGGTCTGTGCCAGTCTCCTCCAGACCAGGGGTATAGTAGACCTGCAGTGGGAGCGAAGACAATGTCCTGGTGCTCCGGGCACTGTGTCATGGCAGATCAAAAATAGA GTGTGGAGATTCAGCACTGCCTTCAGCCCAGTGTTGTCATGGGGTTTCACTGATCTCCCCAGCATGTCAGACCATCTCCAGAAATGCCACTTCAATATAGTAGAGCACAAGACGGAGCCTGTACCCCTTCCAGCCATGTGCACTGCACGAGATGGACATTCGCTGCGTCGCGTCCTGCGTCACATTAACACCTGA
- the LOC124050431 gene encoding hydroperoxide isomerase ALOXE3-like isoform X2 → MAVYTLEVSTGSMLHAGTFDNLYVTLTGTEKQSERTQLTSSGLDDETGKVGTYSVTTLFYLGCLLLLKLEKDPFHESPEKDWFCSKIVVKTPEQEEILFPCHRWLSRGDFVLLRGGRATKASEDLHPRLVEQRKKELVQQKLRYEWHEHADGMSYNVNINDPKAVPAEIGFSFSKAFQFEYLRKIASAELRKKDLTAEPWENFEAMKRFSWLKQSSVAEYVVQHWKDDDFFGYQFLNGANPFMIQHCSKLPSNFRVTEEMVKPFLASGSSLTVEMKKGNIFITDYKIMEHLPTRVTDGKPVALTAALCLLYLNPEKKLLPIAIQLSQQPSEENPIFLPSDLESDWLLAKTFVRHADGLYSVLISHLQNTHLLAEVFAMATLRNLPMIHPLHKLLIPHHRYTLHINIYARALLYGPGGILGKTSLDIDGLTELLRRGVSQTTYTSLCLPENIAARGLDSIPNFYYRDDALRLWSIISSFVKAVVAYYYQSDSEVSSDSELQEWINEIFYYGFLGNRDSGIPSSFQTVAELIKFITMVIFTSSAQHAASSQAQFAFLGYIPNGPLLLYNEPPTTKGQSSMDAILATLPDKSFTGLSMSLLWQVSRKYDDFVPLGTYPQQRFGEPAVLQMIEDFQTELSSLSIAISKRNSEMELPYNYLNPKEMENSVTS, encoded by the exons ATGGCGGTGTATACTCTGGAAGTGAGTACAGGAAGCATGCTTCATGCAGGCACATTTGATAACCTGTATGTCACCCTGACTGGTACTGAGAAGCAATCTGAGCGCACTCAGTTGACCAGTTCTGGATTGGATGATGAAACTGGAAAG GTGGGGACATATTCTGTAACTACACTTTTTTATTTAGGAtgtcttcttctcctcaaaTTGGAGAAAGATCCTTTTCATGAATCTCCAGAGAAGGATTGGTTTTGCTCCAAGATAGTGGTGAAGACACCAGAGCAGGAAGAAATTCTTTTCCCCTGTCACAGGTGGCTATCCAGAGGTGATTTTGTGCTGTTGAGAGGTGGAAGAG CTACAAAAGCTTCTGAAGATCTCCATCCTCGACTAGTGGAGCAACGGAAGAAAGAACTGGTCCAACAAAAATTAAGATACGA gtgGCACGAGCATGCAGATGGAATGTCGTACAATGTAAACATCAATGATCCAAAAGCTGTTCCTGCAGAAATCGGCTTCTCATTCTCGAAAGCCTTTCAATTTGAATATCTCAGAAAAATCGC ATCAGCTGAGCTCAGAAAGAAAGATCTGACAGCTGAGCCCTGGGAAAACTTTGAGGCCATGAAAAGGTTCTCCTGGCTTAAACAGTCCTCTGTTGCAG AGTATGTGGTACAGCATTGGAAGGACGATGACTTCTTTGGATACCAGTTCCTCAATGGAGCAAACCCCTTTATGATCCAGCATTGCTCAAAGCTTCCCTCCAACTTCCGGGTCACAGAGGAAATGGTGAAACCTTTTCTGGCCAGCGGAAGCTCTTTGACTGTGGAAATgaag AAAGGCAATATATTCATTACTGATTACAAGATCATGGAACATTTGCCAACAAGAGTTACTGATGGTAAACCTGTGGCTctgactgctgctctctgcctgcTGTACCTAAACCCAGAGAAGAAACTACTACCCATTGCAATTCAG CTCAGTCAGCAACCTTCAGAGGAAAACCCCATTTTTCTGCCCAGTGACTTGGAATCTGACTGGTTGTTGGCCAAGACATTTGTGAGACATGCAGATGGCCTCTATAGTGTATTGATCAGTCACTTGCAGAACACTCATCTACTGGCAGAAGTTTTTGCAATGGCGACACTTCGCAATCTCCCAATGATTCACCCCTTGCACAAG CTACTGATCCCACATCATCGATATACCCTCCACATAAACATCTATGCTCGTGCTCTTCTTTATGGCCCTGGTGGAATACTTGGAAAA ACTTCATTGGATATAGATGGATTAACAGAGCTACTCAGAAGGGGGGTCTCCCAGACAACCTACACTTCCCTGTGCCTGCCTGAAAACATTGCAGCTAGAGGACTGGACTCCATCCCCAACTTTTATTACAGAGATGATGCACTGAGGCTGTGGAGTATCATCAGCAG CTTTGTCAAGGCAGTGGTGGCCTATTATTATCAATCTGACAGTGAAGTGTCTTCAGATTCTGAACTCCAGGAATGGATCAACGAGATCTTCTATTATGGATTTCTGGGAAATCGTGACTCAG GAATCCCTTCAAGCTTTCAAACTGTGGCAGAACTTATCAAGTTTATTACTATGGTGATCTTCACATCATCGGCTCAACATGCTGCATCAAGCCAAGCACAG TTTGCCTTTCTAGGTTATATTCCCAACGGACCACTGTTGCTCTACAATGAACCACCAACCACAAAGGGACAGTCAAGCATGGATGCCATCTTGGCAACTCTGCCAGATAAATCATTTACAGGACTTAGCATGTCTCTTTTGTGGCAGGTCAGCAGGAAGTATGATGACTTT gtACCTCTGGGTACTTATCCTCAGCAACGCTTTGGCGAGCCTGCAGTCTTACAGATGATTGAAGATTTTC
- the LOC124050431 gene encoding hydroperoxide isomerase ALOXE3-like isoform X1, which yields MAVYTLEVSTGSMLHAGTFDNLYVTLTGTEKQSERTQLTSSGLDDETGKVGTYSVTTLFYLGCLLLLKLEKDPFHESPEKDWFCSKIVVKTPEQEEILFPCHRWLSRGDFVLLRGGRATKASEDLHPRLVEQRKKELVQQKLRYEWHEHADGMSYNVNINDPKAVPAEIGFSFSKAFQFEYLRKIASAELRKKDLTAEPWENFEAMKRFSWLKQSSVAEYVVQHWKDDDFFGYQFLNGANPFMIQHCSKLPSNFRVTEEMVKPFLASGSSLTVEMKCLYILQKGNIFITDYKIMEHLPTRVTDGKPVALTAALCLLYLNPEKKLLPIAIQLSQQPSEENPIFLPSDLESDWLLAKTFVRHADGLYSVLISHLQNTHLLAEVFAMATLRNLPMIHPLHKLLIPHHRYTLHINIYARALLYGPGGILGKTSLDIDGLTELLRRGVSQTTYTSLCLPENIAARGLDSIPNFYYRDDALRLWSIISSFVKAVVAYYYQSDSEVSSDSELQEWINEIFYYGFLGNRDSGIPSSFQTVAELIKFITMVIFTSSAQHAASSQAQFAFLGYIPNGPLLLYNEPPTTKGQSSMDAILATLPDKSFTGLSMSLLWQVSRKYDDFVPLGTYPQQRFGEPAVLQMIEDFQTELSSLSIAISKRNSEMELPYNYLNPKEMENSVTS from the exons ATGGCGGTGTATACTCTGGAAGTGAGTACAGGAAGCATGCTTCATGCAGGCACATTTGATAACCTGTATGTCACCCTGACTGGTACTGAGAAGCAATCTGAGCGCACTCAGTTGACCAGTTCTGGATTGGATGATGAAACTGGAAAG GTGGGGACATATTCTGTAACTACACTTTTTTATTTAGGAtgtcttcttctcctcaaaTTGGAGAAAGATCCTTTTCATGAATCTCCAGAGAAGGATTGGTTTTGCTCCAAGATAGTGGTGAAGACACCAGAGCAGGAAGAAATTCTTTTCCCCTGTCACAGGTGGCTATCCAGAGGTGATTTTGTGCTGTTGAGAGGTGGAAGAG CTACAAAAGCTTCTGAAGATCTCCATCCTCGACTAGTGGAGCAACGGAAGAAAGAACTGGTCCAACAAAAATTAAGATACGA gtgGCACGAGCATGCAGATGGAATGTCGTACAATGTAAACATCAATGATCCAAAAGCTGTTCCTGCAGAAATCGGCTTCTCATTCTCGAAAGCCTTTCAATTTGAATATCTCAGAAAAATCGC ATCAGCTGAGCTCAGAAAGAAAGATCTGACAGCTGAGCCCTGGGAAAACTTTGAGGCCATGAAAAGGTTCTCCTGGCTTAAACAGTCCTCTGTTGCAG AGTATGTGGTACAGCATTGGAAGGACGATGACTTCTTTGGATACCAGTTCCTCAATGGAGCAAACCCCTTTATGATCCAGCATTGCTCAAAGCTTCCCTCCAACTTCCGGGTCACAGAGGAAATGGTGAAACCTTTTCTGGCCAGCGGAAGCTCTTTGACTGTGGAAATgaag TGTCTTTACATTCTACAGAAAGGCAATATATTCATTACTGATTACAAGATCATGGAACATTTGCCAACAAGAGTTACTGATGGTAAACCTGTGGCTctgactgctgctctctgcctgcTGTACCTAAACCCAGAGAAGAAACTACTACCCATTGCAATTCAG CTCAGTCAGCAACCTTCAGAGGAAAACCCCATTTTTCTGCCCAGTGACTTGGAATCTGACTGGTTGTTGGCCAAGACATTTGTGAGACATGCAGATGGCCTCTATAGTGTATTGATCAGTCACTTGCAGAACACTCATCTACTGGCAGAAGTTTTTGCAATGGCGACACTTCGCAATCTCCCAATGATTCACCCCTTGCACAAG CTACTGATCCCACATCATCGATATACCCTCCACATAAACATCTATGCTCGTGCTCTTCTTTATGGCCCTGGTGGAATACTTGGAAAA ACTTCATTGGATATAGATGGATTAACAGAGCTACTCAGAAGGGGGGTCTCCCAGACAACCTACACTTCCCTGTGCCTGCCTGAAAACATTGCAGCTAGAGGACTGGACTCCATCCCCAACTTTTATTACAGAGATGATGCACTGAGGCTGTGGAGTATCATCAGCAG CTTTGTCAAGGCAGTGGTGGCCTATTATTATCAATCTGACAGTGAAGTGTCTTCAGATTCTGAACTCCAGGAATGGATCAACGAGATCTTCTATTATGGATTTCTGGGAAATCGTGACTCAG GAATCCCTTCAAGCTTTCAAACTGTGGCAGAACTTATCAAGTTTATTACTATGGTGATCTTCACATCATCGGCTCAACATGCTGCATCAAGCCAAGCACAG TTTGCCTTTCTAGGTTATATTCCCAACGGACCACTGTTGCTCTACAATGAACCACCAACCACAAAGGGACAGTCAAGCATGGATGCCATCTTGGCAACTCTGCCAGATAAATCATTTACAGGACTTAGCATGTCTCTTTTGTGGCAGGTCAGCAGGAAGTATGATGACTTT gtACCTCTGGGTACTTATCCTCAGCAACGCTTTGGCGAGCCTGCAGTCTTACAGATGATTGAAGATTTTC